The Vagococcus penaei genome includes the window ACACATGACATAACTTAATCTGACTATCTGGCAATAGACTTTGAAGTGGTTGAATCACTTGATGACTTTGATTTTTAGGGGCAAATACTAATATAGTCGGACCTGCACCACTAAGTACAGCACCATAAATACCTAATTCGACTTTAGCTAAACGAATTTTTTCTAACTCTGGAACTAGTAATAGTCGATAAGGTTCATGCCATCTGTCACACTCTAGTAACTTAGTCATTAATTCTATATTATTTGTTAAAAATGCCGTTAAAAGTCCATTAGCAATTGAACTAGCTGCGACTGCTTGTTTAAACGATAAGTCAACGGGAAGTACTTGACGACTGGCTTTTGTTAATAATTTATACGGTGGAATAACAGCAATTAAATCAACTTCAGTAAAATGATGCGTTGTTGCAAAATAACCCTCTGCCACACTTCCTGATACAGTGAATCCACCATAAATCGCTGGTGCCACATTATCCGGATGACCTTCAATCGTTGCTGCTAATGTTAATTTATCTTGATTTGATAATTGCCACTGATTTAGTTGATTAGCTATTTCAATACCAGCCACAATAGCTGCCGAACTACTTCCTAACCCCCTAGCTGTTGGTATCTGACTCATCATTTTTAAGCGGTGCGGAGGCGTTCCGGGCGCCACATCACAAACTGTTTGAATAATTAGGTTAGTCGCATTATGTGGTAATCCTGGGATTTGATGCTCAATGAACCATTCATCAGCTGGTCCACAAACA containing:
- the thrB gene encoding homoserine kinase; the encoded protein is MKIIVPATTANLGSGFDSFGLALDMFLEVTVCGPADEWFIEHQIPGLPHNATNLIIQTVCDVAPGTPPHRLKMMSQIPTARGLGSSSAAIVAGIEIANQLNQWQLSNQDKLTLAATIEGHPDNVAPAIYGGFTVSGSVAEGYFATTHHFTEVDLIAVIPPYKLLTKASRQVLPVDLSFKQAVAASSIANGLLTAFLTNNIELMTKLLECDRWHEPYRLLLVPELEKIRLAKVELGIYGAVLSGAGPTILVFAPKNQSHQVIQPLQSLLPDSQIKLCHVYQDGVNVQ